One segment of Panulirus ornatus isolate Po-2019 chromosome 2, ASM3632096v1, whole genome shotgun sequence DNA contains the following:
- the LOC139752421 gene encoding uncharacterized protein: MTVIQRRDVEILVSQAQVVLGAGANGKAFLVPWQEERAVLKVSHKAEDNKLMQEAQHMAHLEGAGGVPRLYATCENPPSIVMSYAGRSTLEDVLRGNNPQGRFDLLQLALLVGRRLQEMHDKGIIHNDLKNDNVIVSGDPHAPQVSIIDLGFACVEHQNLDLNSSPGKCLWIAPEVRSGQPSTTASDVYSYAFLLSQIIKQVYRSRRSRLATIVKQAKKEDPSARPTLDLIMKDLQYAIDRSLAA; encoded by the coding sequence ATGACTGTAATTCAGAGAAGAGACGTGGAAATTCTCGTCTCCCAAGCACAGGTGGTCTTGGGTGCTGGGGCGAACGGGAAGGCCTTCCTTGTTCCGTGGCAGGAGGAAAGAGCCGTGCTGAAGGTCTCTCACAAAGCTGAGGATAACAAACTCATGCAAGAGGCCCAACACATGGCTCACCTGGAAGGAGCCGGAGGTGTCCCTAGGCTTTATGCCACCTGCGAAAACCCACCGTCCATCGTGATGAGCTACGCGGGCCGATCGACTCTCGAGGATGTCTTGAGGGGCAACAATCCGCAAGGTCGCTTCGATCTCCTGCAGTTGGCACTGTTGGTTGGACGCAGACTGCAGGAGATGCACGACAAAGGGATAATCCACAATGATCTGAAGAACGATAATGTGATCGTGAGCGGCGATCCTCACGCGCCCCAAGTGAGCATCATCGATCTAGGGTTTGCCTGTGTCGAACACCAGAACCTGGACCTCAACTCCTCTCCTGGTAAATGCCTATGGATTGCGCCAGAGGTGAGGTCTGGCCAACCCAGCACCACGGCGTCTGACGTGTACTCCTATGCCTTCCTCCTGAGTCAGATTATCAAACAAGTTTACCGGAGTCGCCGCTCACGCTTGGCCACTATTGTCAAACAGGCTAAAAAGGAGGATCCCTCAGCTCGACCCACATTGGACCTTATTATGAAAGACTTgcaatatgccatcgacaggagTTTGGCAGCATGA